Proteins from one Bacteroides zhangwenhongii genomic window:
- a CDS encoding methyltransferase RsmF C-terminal domain-like protein, which produces MELPASFVDYTRSLLGEEEYEKLAVALQQEPPVSIRFNNEKWKMQDEGLSAVHSPFGRVPWSSEGVYLDERLTFTFDPLFHAGCFYVQEASSMFVEQALRQYIKEPAIMLDLCAAPGGKSTHARSVLPEGSLLVANEVIRNRSQVLAENLAKWGHPDVVVTNNDPADFAALPSFFDVILTDVPCSGEGMFRKDPVAIEEWTPENVEICWQRQRRIIADIWPCLKPGGILIYSTCTFNTKEDEENVRWIQQEFGAELLPLEVREEWNITGNLLKDESTGTVHWEDIPVYHFFPHKTKGEGFFLAVLRKPCIETDENETKKVWETINSEKSAISKSTIARAAKKKGKHAGKGVPSVAKELMDVARSWVRDIGNYSLLTDAETVYAFPNARLEELEALRQNLKVIQSGVSVGEVKGRDLVPAHALALCPVLLRDGAFVVEDISYEQAIAYLRKEAIVLPATVARGFVLLTYRGVPLGFVKNIGNRANNLYPQEWRIRSGYLPEELRIL; this is translated from the coding sequence ATGGAATTACCCGCTTCTTTTGTAGACTATACCCGCTCTTTATTAGGTGAAGAAGAATATGAAAAACTGGCCGTTGCCCTGCAGCAAGAACCACCTGTCAGTATCCGCTTTAACAATGAAAAATGGAAAATGCAGGATGAAGGGTTATCTGCTGTCCATTCTCCCTTCGGCCGAGTTCCTTGGTCGTCCGAAGGGGTTTATCTGGACGAACGCCTGACTTTTACATTCGATCCGTTGTTTCATGCCGGTTGTTTCTATGTTCAGGAGGCCTCCTCGATGTTTGTAGAGCAGGCATTACGCCAATACATCAAAGAACCGGCAATAATGTTGGATCTTTGCGCCGCTCCCGGTGGAAAGTCTACCCATGCCCGTAGCGTGCTGCCCGAAGGAAGCCTGCTGGTGGCTAATGAAGTCATACGAAACCGTTCACAGGTTTTGGCGGAAAATCTTGCGAAGTGGGGACATCCGGATGTGGTGGTTACCAATAATGATCCGGCGGATTTCGCGGCTTTACCGTCTTTTTTTGATGTCATTCTTACCGACGTTCCCTGTTCCGGTGAAGGAATGTTTCGCAAAGACCCTGTGGCAATAGAAGAATGGACTCCGGAGAATGTAGAGATTTGCTGGCAGAGACAGCGGAGAATTATTGCAGATATTTGGCCTTGTCTGAAGCCCGGAGGCATTCTTATATATAGTACCTGTACATTTAATACAAAAGAAGATGAAGAAAACGTACGCTGGATTCAGCAAGAGTTCGGGGCGGAACTGTTGCCGTTGGAAGTTCGGGAAGAATGGAATATAACAGGAAATCTGTTGAAAGATGAATCGACCGGGACCGTTCATTGGGAGGACATTCCCGTCTATCACTTCTTTCCTCATAAAACGAAAGGAGAGGGATTCTTTCTGGCTGTTCTTCGGAAACCGTGCATAGAAACAGATGAAAACGAAACGAAGAAGGTATGGGAAACCATCAATTCAGAGAAGTCTGCAATCTCAAAATCTACGATAGCGCGAGCTGCAAAGAAAAAAGGGAAACACGCTGGGAAAGGAGTCCCGTCTGTCGCTAAAGAGTTGATGGATGTAGCCCGGAGCTGGGTGAGGGACATCGGCAACTATTCTCTTCTGACCGATGCAGAAACCGTTTACGCCTTTCCCAATGCTCGTCTGGAAGAGTTGGAAGCACTTCGACAGAATTTGAAAGTGATCCAGTCCGGTGTGTCGGTGGGTGAAGTGAAAGGGAGAGATTTGGTTCCCGCTCATGCGCTGGCACTGTGCCCTGTGCTGTTGCGTGACGGCGCTTTTGTCGTTGAGGACATTAGCTATGAGCAGGCGATAGCTTATTTGCGCAAAGAAGCTATTGTACTTCCTGCTACGGTGGCTCGCGGGTTCGTGTTGCTTACTTATAGAGGCGTTCCGTTGGGCTTCGTGAAAAATATCGGTAACCGGGCTAACAATCTTTATCCGCAGGAATGGCGCATTCGTAGCGGCTATCTGCCGGAGGAACTTCGGATACTGTAA
- a CDS encoding DUF6249 domain-containing protein, translating to MKNFLLALMVVLTTCTLAVAQNQNPVAHDSISQAEPTLVVDTDTTDSIAKENVTATDTSNHSVLYSLSNAMEDVLIPIIAIIAVFGFPVFILFIIFFFRYKNRKARYRLVEQALAAGQPLPEDFLKEDKPNDPRTQGIKNIFTGIGLFIFLWAITGEFSIGTIGLLITFMGIGQWIIGRKKDENQENDSQR from the coding sequence ATGAAAAATTTTCTACTTGCTTTGATGGTTGTATTGACCACTTGCACACTGGCTGTCGCTCAAAATCAGAATCCTGTTGCCCACGACTCCATCAGTCAGGCGGAACCGACTCTGGTAGTTGACACAGACACAACCGACTCTATCGCCAAAGAGAATGTTACTGCTACGGACACAAGTAATCATAGTGTTCTGTACAGCCTATCCAATGCGATGGAGGATGTTCTGATTCCTATCATCGCAATCATTGCAGTCTTCGGTTTTCCGGTGTTTATCCTATTCATCATTTTCTTCTTCCGCTACAAGAACCGGAAAGCACGCTATCGCCTTGTCGAACAGGCTCTTGCTGCCGGACAGCCGCTTCCGGAAGATTTTCTCAAAGAGGACAAGCCGAATGATCCGCGTACGCAAGGCATCAAAAACATCTTTACAGGAATCGGACTTTTCATCTTCCTCTGGGCTATTACCGGTGAATTTTCAATCGGCACTATCGGTCTGCTAATCACTTTCATGGGAATCGGGCAGTGGATCATCGGTAGAAAGAAAGATGAAAATCAAGAGAATGACAGTCAAAGATGA
- a CDS encoding RNA polymerase sigma factor has translation MNQLNDISLVAQVVVFRNTKAFDQLVKKYQSPVRRFFLNLTCGDSELSDDLAQDTFIKAYTNIASFRNLSSFSTWLYRIAYNIFYDYIRSRKETADLDAREIDAVNSAEQENVGQKMDIYRSLKTLKEIERTCITLFYMEDLSIEKIAGITGIPTGTVKSHLSRGKEKLATYLKQNGYDKN, from the coding sequence ATGAATCAACTCAATGATATATCGCTAGTCGCGCAGGTCGTGGTGTTCAGAAACACTAAGGCCTTCGACCAGTTGGTGAAGAAGTACCAATCACCGGTCCGGCGGTTCTTCCTGAATCTGACTTGCGGAGACAGCGAATTGAGTGACGACCTGGCACAAGACACATTTATCAAAGCGTATACAAATATTGCTTCTTTCAGAAATTTGTCCAGTTTCTCCACGTGGCTGTATCGAATTGCGTACAATATATTTTATGATTATATTCGCAGTCGCAAAGAAACGGCAGACCTTGACGCCAGAGAAATAGATGCCGTCAACAGTGCCGAACAGGAAAACGTCGGTCAAAAGATGGATATCTACCGATCGCTTAAGACGCTTAAAGAAATAGAAAGAACCTGCATCACGCTTTTTTATATGGAAGATTTAAGCATCGAAAAGATTGCGGGAATTACAGGAATACCGACAGGAACGGTGAAAAGCCATCTGTCGCGTGGAAAAGAAAAGTTGGCAACGTATTTAAAACAAAACGGTTATGACAAAAATTGA
- a CDS encoding DUF5056 domain-containing protein, producing MTKIENDEKLLKDFFTANKQEIADNGFSRRVMHRLPNCSHRLARIWNAAVVVAGAVLFIWMGGLEAAWGTIKEVFISMINQGTAELDPKSIIIASVVLAFMATRKVASMA from the coding sequence ATGACAAAAATTGAAAATGACGAGAAGCTTTTGAAGGATTTCTTCACGGCTAACAAACAGGAAATAGCTGATAATGGCTTCAGCCGCCGTGTCATGCATCGCTTACCCAATTGTAGTCATCGGTTGGCACGCATCTGGAACGCTGCTGTGGTGGTTGCGGGAGCTGTGCTTTTCATTTGGATGGGCGGCTTGGAAGCTGCTTGGGGAACAATCAAAGAAGTGTTCATAAGCATGATTAATCAAGGCACTGCGGAGCTAGATCCGAAATCGATTATTATCGCCTCTGTCGTCCTGGCATTTATGGCGACACGAAAAGTTGCATCGATGGCATAA